One window of the Pedobacter ginsengisoli genome contains the following:
- a CDS encoding Dps family protein, with translation MDAKEISLNEKKVKPVVDMLNDYLANYHVHYQKLRGCHWNIKGQNFFTLHIKFEELYTNAQLTIDEIAERVLTLGKAPHSRFADYIKESAIKEINTIGLKDLDMVDAVLDDMAKLIEMERELLDATDKAGDDGSNDMVNRFMQFKEKNTWMLRSFAGKK, from the coding sequence CGCAAAAGAAATCAGTTTAAATGAAAAGAAAGTAAAACCCGTTGTAGATATGCTTAATGACTATTTGGCAAACTACCACGTTCATTATCAAAAATTAAGAGGATGCCACTGGAATATTAAAGGGCAGAATTTTTTTACACTACACATTAAGTTCGAAGAACTATATACGAATGCGCAGCTCACAATTGATGAGATTGCAGAGCGCGTTTTAACCCTTGGCAAAGCCCCTCATAGTCGTTTTGCTGATTATATTAAAGAATCTGCAATTAAAGAAATAAACACAATTGGTTTAAAAGACCTGGATATGGTTGATGCCGTTCTGGACGATATGGCTAAGCTAATTGAAATGGAACGTGAACTGCTTGATGCTACCGATAAAGCTGGCGATGATGGTTCTAACGATATGGTTAACAGATTTATGCAATTTAAAGAGAAAAATACCTGGATGCTCCGTTCGTTTGCGGGCAAAAAGTAA
- a CDS encoding UbiD family decarboxylase produces the protein MGYKSLADCVADLEKHGHLIRIKEEVDPYLEMAAIHLRVYEQQGPALYFEKVKGSKFPAVSNLFGTLERSKFMFRDSLPKVEQLVNLRSDPVKALKNPFKLPGIAFTALTALPLKQSLFKATFSKTTISELPQIVNWPMDGGPFITMPQVYTEDIDKPGVLNANLGMYRIQLAGNDYETNKEIGLHYQIHRGIGVHQSKANAKGQPLKVSIFVGGPPSHPLAAVMPLPEGLSEMTFAGALGNRRFRYFYDDEGFCISADADFVITGTVYPQDNKPEGPFGDHLGYYSLIHPFPLMKVHNVYHRNDAIWSFTVVGRPPQEDTSFGALIHEIAGSALPKEIHGLKEVNAVDAAGVHPLLFAIGSERYTPYLKERRPQEILTIANHILGKNQLSLAKYLFIAAREDNEQLDTHNLSGFIQHVLERIDLTRDLHFYTKTTIDTLDYSGEGLNSGSKVVFAAAGEKKRILATQLPDDLILPSDFGSVKLAIPGVIAVQLPAYTSAKAAKAEVALLEAALKGKDLNAVPLIVLCDDAEFTAENINNLVWVTFTRSNPATDIHGISEFIDDKHWACNGPVIIDARKKPHHAPELIKVPEIEEKVNKLGQQGASLFGVI, from the coding sequence ATGGGATATAAAAGTTTAGCAGACTGCGTTGCCGATCTGGAAAAGCATGGGCATTTGATCAGGATAAAAGAAGAGGTTGATCCTTACCTTGAAATGGCTGCAATACACTTAAGGGTGTATGAACAGCAAGGGCCGGCCTTATATTTCGAGAAAGTTAAAGGAAGCAAATTCCCCGCCGTATCAAATTTGTTTGGAACACTTGAACGTTCAAAATTCATGTTTCGTGATAGCCTGCCTAAGGTTGAACAACTTGTAAACCTTAGATCAGATCCTGTTAAAGCACTAAAAAATCCTTTTAAATTGCCTGGTATTGCTTTTACGGCATTAACCGCACTTCCTCTAAAACAGAGCTTGTTTAAGGCAACTTTTAGTAAAACTACCATTAGCGAATTGCCTCAAATTGTGAACTGGCCAATGGATGGTGGTCCTTTTATTACCATGCCTCAGGTTTATACTGAGGATATTGATAAGCCGGGAGTATTAAATGCCAATTTGGGCATGTATAGGATACAGCTGGCAGGTAACGATTACGAAACCAACAAAGAAATAGGATTACACTATCAGATACATAGGGGTATAGGCGTTCATCAATCAAAAGCCAATGCAAAAGGGCAGCCTTTAAAGGTGAGTATTTTTGTAGGCGGCCCCCCTTCTCATCCGCTGGCTGCGGTAATGCCATTGCCGGAAGGGCTTTCTGAAATGACTTTTGCTGGAGCCTTAGGTAACAGAAGATTCAGGTATTTTTATGATGATGAAGGATTTTGCATATCAGCTGATGCCGATTTTGTGATAACCGGTACCGTTTATCCGCAGGACAATAAACCCGAAGGGCCATTTGGCGATCATTTGGGCTATTATAGCCTTATCCATCCGTTTCCTTTAATGAAAGTGCATAACGTGTATCATAGAAATGATGCAATATGGTCATTCACGGTGGTAGGCCGACCGCCACAGGAAGATACCAGTTTTGGTGCCCTGATCCATGAAATTGCAGGATCTGCTTTACCCAAAGAAATACATGGATTAAAGGAAGTAAACGCTGTAGATGCGGCAGGAGTGCATCCTTTATTGTTTGCCATTGGAAGCGAGCGTTATACTCCTTATTTAAAGGAAAGGAGACCTCAGGAAATTTTAACTATTGCAAATCACATTCTTGGTAAAAATCAGCTAAGCTTAGCTAAATACTTGTTTATAGCTGCAAGAGAAGACAATGAACAGCTAGATACCCATAACCTTTCTGGCTTTATACAGCACGTATTGGAACGTATTGATTTGACAAGGGATTTGCACTTCTACACCAAAACAACTATCGATACTTTAGATTATAGTGGCGAAGGATTAAACAGTGGCTCGAAAGTAGTATTTGCCGCGGCAGGAGAAAAAAAGAGAATACTTGCTACACAGCTTCCTGATGATTTGATATTGCCGTCTGATTTTGGTTCTGTTAAGCTTGCTATACCGGGGGTAATTGCAGTGCAGCTTCCTGCTTATACCAGTGCAAAAGCAGCAAAGGCTGAGGTAGCGTTATTAGAGGCTGCTTTAAAAGGTAAAGACTTAAATGCTGTACCTTTAATTGTGCTTTGTGATGATGCTGAATTTACAGCTGAGAATATAAACAATCTGGTATGGGTAACCTTTACCCGTAGTAACCCGGCAACTGATATTCATGGTATTTCGGAATTTATTGACGATAAGCACTGGGCTTGTAATGGACCGGTGATAATTGATGCGCGTAAAAAACCACACCATGCGCCTGAGTTAATAAAGGTACCCGAAATAGAAGAAAAAGTTAATAAACTGGGGCAGCAGGGAGCCTCGTTATTTGGAGTGATTTAG
- a CDS encoding OmpP1/FadL family transporter produces the protein MKKLILSLVATVAISGTTYAQIYAPDALKFSQTNYGSTSRFKSMGGAQIGVGGDMSSIGGNPAGLGLFTKSEFSVTPEFNNFSGNANFLNQNTKSTKDNVNLNHIGIVLFSPAYRFKGQDTQTGVVSSVFGIAYNRNNDFSANFNYGGTNPNNSVVDFFADEANAKGIPNGSLQKDAYDGYLLDQDVTNEFFAATNVPNSQRKSEIRSGSTSELTASGAINISNQVYIGASVSLVNVRYINDGEFIESGTITDNSKYNLSYRQYQESKGSGYNARLGVIVRPVENFRIGATLQSPSWMLIEDNTSIVLDSRIIGGANAGSLNGVTQNYPFNYRVRTPLKGSLGASYVVAGKALISADVDYVDYSTIRFSTDQGLDPTTIVNENNSVRDNYKHAVNYRVGAEFKIDNAFSLRGGYGVNGSAIQGDDKGHFATQFYSGGLGYRINNYYVDVAYQRTETNTELSPYLLGTNDNPLEPVADIKTSRNNVFLTLGLRF, from the coding sequence ATGAAAAAACTGATACTATCTCTGGTGGCTACAGTAGCCATCTCAGGAACAACATACGCCCAGATTTACGCGCCTGATGCTTTAAAATTCTCGCAAACCAATTATGGCAGTACCTCCAGGTTTAAAAGCATGGGCGGAGCACAAATTGGCGTTGGCGGAGACATGAGTTCAATTGGCGGCAACCCTGCCGGATTGGGATTATTTACCAAATCCGAATTCAGTGTAACTCCAGAATTCAACAACTTCTCAGGAAATGCAAACTTTTTAAACCAAAACACAAAATCAACAAAAGACAATGTAAACCTTAATCATATTGGAATTGTACTTTTTAGCCCTGCCTACAGATTTAAAGGACAAGACACCCAAACCGGAGTAGTAAGCAGTGTATTTGGAATTGCATACAACAGAAACAATGATTTTAGCGCCAATTTCAATTACGGAGGAACAAATCCAAATAATTCAGTTGTAGATTTTTTTGCTGATGAAGCGAATGCAAAAGGTATCCCTAATGGATCTTTACAAAAAGACGCTTATGATGGATATTTATTAGACCAGGATGTAACCAATGAATTTTTTGCAGCTACCAATGTACCTAACTCACAAAGAAAAAGTGAGATTAGGTCCGGTTCAACATCTGAACTTACAGCATCGGGTGCTATAAACATCTCTAACCAGGTATATATTGGAGCAAGTGTATCCTTAGTAAATGTTCGTTACATCAACGACGGTGAGTTTATTGAATCGGGAACAATAACCGACAATTCTAAGTACAACTTATCTTACAGACAATATCAGGAATCAAAAGGATCGGGATATAATGCCCGCTTGGGAGTAATTGTAAGACCGGTTGAAAACTTCAGAATCGGTGCAACCTTGCAGTCACCTTCATGGATGCTTATTGAAGACAATACTTCAATTGTTCTTGATTCCAGAATTATTGGAGGTGCCAATGCCGGAAGTCTTAATGGTGTTACTCAAAATTACCCATTCAATTACCGTGTTAGAACACCTTTAAAAGGATCGTTAGGTGCAAGTTATGTAGTTGCAGGAAAAGCATTAATTTCTGCCGATGTAGATTATGTAGATTACAGCACCATCCGTTTCTCTACTGATCAGGGACTTGATCCAACAACTATTGTAAATGAAAACAACTCTGTAAGAGACAATTATAAACATGCGGTTAACTACAGAGTTGGTGCAGAATTCAAAATTGACAATGCATTTAGCTTAAGAGGTGGTTACGGCGTTAATGGTAGCGCAATACAAGGTGATGATAAAGGACATTTTGCTACTCAGTTTTATTCTGGCGGATTAGGCTATCGCATCAACAACTACTATGTTGATGTTGCTTACCAACGTACTGAAACAAATACTGAGTTGTCTCCTTATTTACTTGGAACAAATGACAATCCTTTAGAACCAGTTGCTGACATTAAAACATCAAGAAACAATGTGTTTTTAACCTTAGGATTAAGGTTTTAG
- the proS gene encoding proline--tRNA ligase: MSKGITSKNEDYSQWYNDIVIKADLAEHSSVKGCMVVKPYGYSIWEKMQSILDQKFKDTGHSNAYFPLFIPKSYFSKEASHVEGFATECAVVTHYRLKNDGNGNIIVDETAKLEEELIVRPTSETIIWNTYRGWIQSYRDLPLLINQWANVVRWEMRTRLFLRTTEFLWQEGHTAHSTSDEAIEETRKMLDVYADFAENWMGLPVVKGVKTPNERFAGALDTYCIEALMQDGKALQAGTSHFLGQNFAKAFDVKFTNKEGKIEHVWATSWGVSTRLIGALIMAHSDDAGLVLPPKLAPIQVVIVPIYKGQEELNKISTFVDELMPKLKRLGISVKYDDRDTQRPGFKFAEYELKGVPIRLAIGGRDMENGTVELARRDTREKQTVIQDGLEIHIAQLLEEIQQNIYKKAFDYRTEHTTDANSYEEFKELLDGKAGFIAAHWDGTPETEQKIKEETKATIRCIPLNNKQEAGVCIYSGKPSTQRVLFARAY; the protein is encoded by the coding sequence ATGAGCAAAGGCATTACAAGTAAAAACGAAGATTATTCCCAGTGGTATAACGACATTGTTATAAAAGCTGACCTGGCAGAGCACTCATCTGTTAAGGGTTGTATGGTGGTTAAACCTTACGGATACTCCATTTGGGAGAAGATGCAGTCTATTTTAGACCAGAAATTTAAAGATACAGGACACAGTAATGCTTATTTTCCGTTATTCATACCAAAGTCATATTTTTCAAAGGAAGCATCGCACGTTGAGGGCTTTGCGACAGAATGTGCCGTTGTGACACATTATCGTCTGAAAAATGATGGAAATGGAAACATTATTGTTGACGAAACAGCCAAATTGGAAGAAGAACTGATTGTTAGACCAACTTCTGAAACCATTATTTGGAATACATACAGGGGTTGGATTCAATCGTACAGAGATTTACCTCTATTAATAAATCAATGGGCAAATGTTGTAAGATGGGAAATGCGTACCCGCTTATTTTTGCGTACTACTGAGTTTTTATGGCAGGAAGGGCATACTGCGCACTCAACTTCTGATGAGGCCATTGAAGAAACAAGAAAGATGCTTGACGTTTATGCAGATTTTGCAGAAAACTGGATGGGATTACCTGTTGTAAAAGGAGTTAAAACTCCAAATGAGCGTTTTGCAGGAGCTTTGGATACTTATTGTATTGAAGCATTAATGCAAGATGGAAAAGCTTTGCAGGCAGGAACTTCTCACTTCCTGGGACAGAATTTTGCAAAGGCTTTTGATGTGAAGTTTACCAACAAAGAAGGTAAAATAGAGCATGTTTGGGCAACTTCATGGGGTGTTTCGACACGCTTAATTGGTGCATTGATAATGGCACATAGTGATGATGCCGGTTTAGTGCTGCCTCCAAAATTGGCTCCAATACAGGTAGTTATTGTACCGATTTACAAAGGGCAGGAGGAGCTAAATAAAATCTCGACTTTTGTTGATGAATTAATGCCAAAGCTGAAGCGCTTAGGAATCTCAGTAAAATATGATGATCGTGATACGCAGCGCCCGGGCTTTAAGTTTGCGGAATATGAGCTTAAAGGAGTGCCAATTCGTTTAGCTATTGGTGGCAGAGATATGGAAAATGGTACTGTTGAACTTGCCAGGAGAGACACAAGAGAAAAACAAACTGTTATTCAGGATGGGCTTGAAATTCATATTGCTCAGCTTTTAGAAGAGATTCAGCAAAATATCTATAAAAAAGCTTTTGACTATAGAACTGAACATACTACTGATGCTAATTCTTACGAAGAGTTTAAAGAATTGCTTGATGGTAAAGCGGGTTTTATTGCTGCACACTGGGATGGAACGCCCGAGACAGAGCAAAAAATTAAGGAAGAAACAAAGGCTACAATCAGGTGTATTCCGTTAAACAATAAACAGGAAGCTGGTGTTTGTATTTACTCAGGTAAGCCATCAACCCAAAGGGTATTATTTGCACGGGCATACTAA
- a CDS encoding cystathionine gamma-synthase, which translates to MKFATKAIHAGQEPDPTTGAVMTPIYQTSTYWQKSPGDHKGYEYSRGTNPTRKALEDCLAALENAKYGLAFSSGMGATDTVLRLLKPGDEVITGNDLYGGSYRIFTKVYEKYGIKFHFLDLSKPENILPHINENTKLVWIETPTNPTMRIIDIEGVAKITKQHKLILTVDNTFASPYLQNPMDFGADIVMHSVTKYIGGHSDVVMGALLVNDDQLYKDLWFIYNACGATPGPQDSFLVLRGIKTLHLRMKAHCENGEKVARYLKNHPKIDKIYWPGFEDHPNHDIAKKQMRGFGGMVSITLKGADLKETFRVASSFKVFTLAESLGGVESLINHPTTMTHGSIPKEEREKVGVTDNLLRLSVGVEDIDDLLADLEQALK; encoded by the coding sequence ATGAAATTTGCAACTAAAGCAATCCATGCCGGGCAAGAGCCTGATCCTACTACAGGAGCAGTGATGACACCGATTTATCAAACCTCTACTTATTGGCAAAAATCGCCGGGAGACCACAAGGGTTATGAGTATTCGAGAGGTACTAACCCCACACGTAAAGCACTTGAAGATTGTTTGGCGGCATTGGAAAATGCAAAGTACGGGCTGGCTTTTTCGAGCGGAATGGGCGCTACTGATACTGTTTTAAGGTTATTGAAGCCAGGTGATGAGGTGATTACAGGGAATGACCTGTATGGTGGTTCTTACCGCATATTTACTAAGGTTTATGAAAAATATGGCATTAAATTTCATTTCCTTGATTTATCGAAACCGGAGAATATATTGCCTCACATAAATGAAAACACCAAGCTGGTTTGGATTGAAACACCTACCAACCCAACTATGAGGATTATTGATATTGAAGGGGTTGCCAAAATTACGAAGCAACACAAATTAATTCTTACTGTTGATAATACATTTGCGTCTCCATATCTGCAGAATCCAATGGATTTTGGTGCCGATATTGTGATGCATTCTGTAACCAAATACATTGGTGGCCACTCTGATGTGGTGATGGGCGCTTTGCTTGTAAATGACGATCAGCTTTATAAGGATCTTTGGTTTATATATAATGCCTGCGGAGCAACTCCGGGACCTCAGGATTCATTTTTAGTTTTAAGAGGAATTAAGACGCTTCATTTAAGAATGAAGGCACATTGTGAGAATGGAGAGAAGGTGGCGCGTTATCTTAAAAATCATCCAAAGATTGATAAGATCTACTGGCCGGGCTTTGAAGATCATCCTAATCATGATATTGCTAAAAAGCAAATGCGTGGTTTTGGTGGGATGGTATCTATAACTTTAAAGGGTGCAGACCTTAAGGAAACTTTCCGTGTTGCTTCTTCTTTTAAGGTTTTTACACTGGCTGAATCTTTAGGTGGGGTTGAATCATTAATTAATCATCCAACTACTATGACTCATGGTTCTATTCCTAAAGAAGAGCGTGAGAAAGTAGGGGTTACTGACAACTTGTTGCGCCTGAGTGTTGGGGTTGAAGATATTGATGATTTACTTGCCGATTTAGAACAGGCACTTAAATAA
- a CDS encoding TIGR02757 family protein — MEFLALKEFLDVKVDQYNRPDFIQNDPICIPHQYTKKQDIEIAAFFAAILAWGQRKTIINKCNELFERMDNDPHNFMLHHSDADLKRLLGFKHRTFNDTDLLYFVAFFNQHYHEFDSFETAFLSPSDVFRSDFLTDELQHGYTQYASSSCMLSELTQHEPKAERSLNYFRSYFFSLPDYPRRTIKHVSSPLQKSTCKRLNMFLRWMVRKDNKGVDFGIWNTIKPSDLICPCDVHVDRVARKLGLIERKQTDWRTAVELTNELLKFDPMDPVKYDFALFGLGVEEKF; from the coding sequence TTGGAATTTTTAGCACTTAAAGAGTTTTTGGATGTGAAGGTTGATCAGTATAATCGGCCAGATTTTATTCAAAACGATCCGATCTGTATTCCACATCAGTATACTAAAAAACAAGACATTGAAATTGCCGCATTTTTTGCGGCAATTTTAGCTTGGGGACAGCGAAAAACCATTATTAATAAGTGTAATGAGCTGTTTGAACGGATGGATAATGATCCGCATAATTTTATGCTGCATCATAGCGACGCGGATTTAAAACGACTGCTTGGCTTTAAACATAGAACATTTAATGATACAGATTTACTGTATTTTGTGGCGTTTTTTAATCAGCACTACCACGAGTTTGATAGTTTTGAGACGGCTTTTTTATCTCCTTCGGATGTATTTAGAAGCGACTTTTTAACAGATGAACTTCAGCATGGATATACGCAGTATGCTTCTTCAAGCTGTATGCTTTCGGAATTAACACAGCATGAGCCAAAAGCTGAAAGATCACTTAATTATTTTAGATCTTATTTCTTTTCTCTTCCAGATTATCCAAGAAGAACTATTAAGCATGTTTCTTCGCCTTTGCAAAAATCTACCTGCAAGCGTTTAAATATGTTTTTAAGATGGATGGTGAGAAAGGATAATAAGGGAGTTGATTTTGGAATCTGGAACACAATTAAGCCTTCGGATTTGATATGTCCTTGTGATGTACATGTAGACAGAGTGGCTCGTAAGCTTGGTTTGATTGAAAGAAAGCAAACGGATTGGCGCACGGCAGTGGAGCTTACTAATGAGCTGCTGAAATTTGATCCTATGGATCCTGTTAAATATGACTTTGCATTGTTTGGACTTGGAGTTGAAGAGAAGTTTTAG
- a CDS encoding YdeI/OmpD-associated family protein: MVTFKAEIERFAEMGEKTGWTYVFIPLAIADMIKPGCRKSYRVKGHLDQVKIEGVSFVPMGEGNFIMALNAGIRKQLKKDLGGVLELSLEEDTTFKIEMPEDLELCLSDEPHLLKNFFKQPKSHQNWYINWLNSAKTEATRTKRIVKIVNAMDKDWDFGTMMRDGKPREVE; encoded by the coding sequence ATGGTTACTTTTAAAGCGGAAATAGAACGTTTTGCCGAAATGGGCGAAAAAACGGGTTGGACCTATGTTTTTATTCCGCTCGCTATTGCCGATATGATTAAACCTGGTTGCAGAAAGAGCTATCGTGTTAAGGGACATTTAGATCAGGTTAAAATTGAAGGAGTATCATTTGTGCCAATGGGAGAGGGGAATTTTATAATGGCTTTGAATGCAGGTATTCGTAAACAGCTCAAAAAAGATCTTGGTGGAGTTTTGGAGTTGTCATTAGAGGAGGATACCACTTTTAAAATTGAAATGCCTGAAGATTTGGAACTGTGCCTTTCTGATGAGCCACATTTGCTTAAGAATTTCTTTAAACAACCTAAATCGCATCAAAATTGGTATATCAATTGGCTAAATTCGGCCAAAACTGAAGCCACCCGTACCAAAAGAATTGTAAAAATAGTTAATGCAATGGATAAAGATTGGGACTTTGGAACGATGATGCGTGATGGTAAGCCTAGAGAAGTGGAGTAA
- a CDS encoding polyprenol monophosphomannose synthase, producing MSDSLVIIPTYNEKENIERIIRKVFSLSYFFEILIIDDGSPDGTAEIVKNLQQEYPALHLEQRTGKLGLGTAYIHGFRWALARPQFQYIFEMDADFSHNPDDLIRLREACVNGADVAVGSRYVRGVNVVNWPMSRVLMSYFASMYVRLITRINIQDATAGFKCYRREVLATIPLDKIKFVGYAFQIEMKFTAIKYGFNVEEVPIIFTDRTEGTSKMSTRIFREAFIGVIQMKIWSWFRKYDRV from the coding sequence GTGTCAGACAGTCTAGTAATTATACCTACCTACAACGAGAAAGAAAATATTGAGAGAATCATTAGGAAGGTTTTTTCTTTGAGTTACTTTTTCGAAATATTAATTATTGATGATGGTTCTCCAGATGGCACAGCCGAAATAGTTAAAAATCTTCAGCAAGAATACCCTGCGCTTCATTTAGAGCAAAGAACTGGCAAATTAGGCCTTGGAACAGCTTATATCCATGGTTTCAGGTGGGCATTGGCCAGACCCCAATTCCAGTATATTTTTGAGATGGATGCAGATTTCTCACACAATCCTGATGATCTGATTCGCTTACGTGAAGCTTGTGTTAACGGTGCAGATGTTGCCGTGGGTTCTCGCTATGTCAGAGGTGTAAATGTTGTAAACTGGCCTATGAGCAGAGTATTAATGTCATACTTTGCATCTATGTATGTTCGTCTCATTACCCGTATAAACATACAGGATGCAACTGCAGGCTTTAAATGCTACCGTCGAGAAGTACTTGCTACAATCCCGCTGGACAAGATTAAATTTGTTGGCTATGCCTTTCAGATCGAGATGAAGTTTACCGCCATCAAGTATGGATTTAATGTCGAAGAAGTGCCCATTATATTTACAGACAGAACAGAAGGCACTTCAAAAATGAGTACCAGAATTTTCAGGGAAGCATTTATTGGCGTAATACAAATGAAGATCTGGAGCTGGTTCCGAAAATACGATAGGGTCTAA
- a CDS encoding peptide MFS transporter: protein MQDNNITLSEIQDFKGRYPKQLWALFFSEMWERFCFYGMRGMLTYFMVTQLFMKDVDANLQYGATQAFVYAFTFIGGLFADKILGFRKSLFWGGILMIVGSGILSYDPHQFFFLGISFTVVGTGFFKPNISTMVGKLYKANDARRDAGFSVFYAGINIGALLGGYACITIGKQYSWHLAFGLAAIVMTISLITFLFTQKKLGPIGLPPGKGEDAAGDAATPGKSVNKKWYDYAVYAGSLAIIPVIMIMVAKTQYTDWFMYIIGPATLLYLLYEMTRYGWAERKKLIAALIFILFSILFWAFFEQSGGSLSLFAARNLDNNLLGIINLDPNGVNNSANSFFVIVFAFLFSLIWIAMAKKKIEPNTVIKFGLGFLFLSGSFFTFYVTRFFANAQGIASLDIFTAAYLVMTFGELCLSPIGLSIMTKLSPVKLQGVMMGMWFLASAYGQYVAGLLGAGLAKASENDTPVQKLISYTEGYKQLAIYALIAGIALLIISPLVKKLMQEVN, encoded by the coding sequence ATGCAGGATAACAACATTACACTAAGCGAAATTCAAGATTTCAAAGGGAGGTACCCTAAGCAGCTTTGGGCACTCTTTTTTTCAGAAATGTGGGAACGTTTCTGCTTCTACGGAATGCGGGGAATGCTCACCTATTTCATGGTTACCCAATTGTTCATGAAAGATGTAGATGCAAATCTGCAATATGGTGCAACCCAAGCCTTTGTTTACGCTTTTACATTTATAGGTGGTTTATTTGCCGATAAAATACTCGGCTTCAGAAAATCCCTCTTCTGGGGAGGGATTCTAATGATTGTAGGCAGTGGAATTTTATCCTACGATCCTCATCAATTCTTTTTTCTGGGAATAAGTTTCACAGTTGTAGGAACAGGCTTTTTCAAACCCAATATTTCTACAATGGTTGGAAAATTGTATAAAGCTAATGATGCCCGTAGGGATGCCGGATTCTCTGTATTTTATGCAGGTATAAATATTGGAGCACTTCTGGGTGGTTACGCTTGTATCACCATTGGTAAACAATATTCATGGCACCTGGCATTCGGACTTGCCGCAATTGTAATGACCATTAGTTTAATCACTTTTTTATTCACTCAAAAAAAACTGGGTCCTATCGGACTTCCTCCTGGAAAAGGAGAAGATGCAGCAGGTGATGCAGCAACACCAGGTAAATCTGTAAATAAAAAATGGTATGATTATGCCGTTTATGCAGGTTCTCTTGCAATTATCCCGGTTATTATGATCATGGTGGCAAAAACACAATATACAGATTGGTTTATGTACATTATTGGTCCGGCAACCCTGCTTTACCTCCTTTATGAAATGACAAGATATGGATGGGCTGAACGTAAGAAATTAATTGCAGCATTAATCTTTATATTGTTCTCAATATTATTCTGGGCATTCTTTGAACAAAGTGGAGGCTCCTTAAGCTTATTTGCAGCCAGGAATTTAGACAATAACCTGTTAGGAATTATAAACCTGGATCCAAACGGAGTTAACAATTCTGCAAACTCTTTCTTCGTAATCGTCTTTGCATTCCTGTTTAGTTTGATATGGATTGCAATGGCCAAAAAGAAAATCGAACCTAATACAGTTATTAAATTTGGTCTGGGCTTTTTATTTTTATCAGGTTCTTTCTTTACCTTTTACGTAACCAGATTTTTCGCTAACGCACAAGGCATTGCATCGCTCGACATATTTACAGCTGCATATCTGGTAATGACTTTTGGTGAGCTTTGTTTATCGCCAATAGGCCTATCTATCATGACAAAATTATCTCCTGTAAAATTACAGGGTGTAATGATGGGAATGTGGTTTCTGGCCAGCGCATATGGTCAATACGTAGCTGGTCTTTTGGGTGCCGGTTTGGCCAAAGCAAGCGAAAATGACACTCCGGTACAGAAACTGATAAGTTATACTGAGGGATACAAACAATTAGCTATTTATGCCTTAATTGCCGGTATTGCACTTCTCATAATTTCTCCGCTTGTAAAAAAACTGATGCAGGAAGTAAATTAA